A DNA window from Tenuifilaceae bacterium CYCD contains the following coding sequences:
- the miaA2 gene encoding tRNA dimethylallyltransferase 2: MPNKTYDIIAIVGPTASGKTQLATNLAAKLEGEIISADSRQIYRGMNLGTGKDLEDYTINGKTIPYHLIDIADAGTKYNVYEYQTDFLKAYNDIKNRNVQPILCGGSGLYIEAVLKGYKLIPVPENKELRQHLEQKNDDELATILASYKSLHNTTDLDTRKRTIRAIEIEEYYSKTPVDANPFPQLTSIIFGVKYDRTTEMQRIKSRLSQRLESGMIDEIKTLLNSGINPDDLIYYGLEYKYLTEYIIGKISYDEMFEHLYIAIRQFAKRQMTWFRGMERRGFTINWISGDMPLEDKMEMILHKILPGDK, from the coding sequence ATGCCGAATAAAACTTACGATATAATTGCCATTGTTGGGCCAACTGCCAGCGGAAAAACCCAACTGGCAACCAATTTGGCTGCAAAACTGGAAGGGGAAATCATCAGTGCCGATTCACGCCAGATTTACCGTGGAATGAATTTGGGTACTGGAAAGGATTTGGAGGATTATACCATTAACGGCAAAACCATTCCTTACCATTTAATTGATATTGCCGATGCTGGAACCAAGTACAATGTTTACGAGTACCAGACCGATTTTTTAAAAGCATACAACGATATAAAAAATCGTAACGTTCAGCCAATACTCTGCGGTGGTAGCGGACTTTACATTGAGGCTGTTTTAAAAGGATATAAGTTGATACCTGTTCCCGAGAATAAGGAGTTACGCCAACATTTGGAACAAAAAAACGATGATGAGTTAGCCACTATACTGGCATCTTACAAAAGCCTGCATAACACAACCGACCTTGATACCCGCAAGCGAACCATCAGGGCAATTGAGATTGAGGAGTACTACAGCAAAACACCTGTCGATGCAAATCCATTTCCACAGTTAACCAGCATTATATTTGGGGTAAAGTACGACCGCACAACCGAAATGCAACGCATTAAATCTCGATTGTCACAACGCCTAGAATCGGGAATGATTGACGAAATCAAAACCCTTCTTAACTCAGGCATAAACCCCGACGATTTAATTTACTACGGATTGGAGTACAAGTACCTAACCGAGTATATCATTGGCAAAATCAGCTACGATGAGATGTTTGAGCATCTATACATTGCCATACGGCAATTTGCAAAGCGCCAAATGACCTGGTTCCGAGGAATGGAGCGCCGTGGTTTTACAATTAACTGGATAAGTGGAGATATGCCGCTGGAGGATAAAATGGAGATGATTCTTCATAAAATTTTACCTGGTGACAAGTGA
- a CDS encoding prolyl oligopeptidase, whose amino-acid sequence MRKIFKPINVAIMAIVLASVGCNEADKTPAKEPLKIDVTLTDAEKTAGVLTPEILWKFGRVGEPVLSPCGKMVVYTITYYNLQENKGVTNLYLVNTDGGEPVKLTDEMGSESAPAWSADGKVIRFLSTRSGSSQIWEVQTNGQGLKQISSIDGDVNGFAFSPDESKLVYSMDVKVVDQATDIYPDMPKAKVRIISDLMYRHWNQWEDGKYSHLFVADFANGAIANAKDINADEKWDTPMATDFDMAEVQWSPDSKKLVYNSKKLYGKEYAMSTNSDIYLYELESSATTNLTPENKGYDRYPKFSPDGKYISWWSMETPLYEADLKRLFVLDTEKGKAVYATQGFDQNIEAYNWDEDGKTIYFVSGTKGTEQLFKIDVTTNQIAQLTKGMHDYVTVQKNKGVIVAERMSMSMAPELFKVDEATGEATQLTFTNKAIYENIKMGEVRERWVKTTDCKEMLAWVILPPNFDETKKYPTLLYCQGGPQSTVSQFWSFRWNFQIMAANGYVIVAPNRRGVPSFGQEWNLQISKDYSGQNIKDYLSAIDDVAKEPWVNKDKLGCVGASYGGYSVYYLAGHHQKRFKAFISHCGMYNLESFYAQTEETFFPTFDLGGAPWEANNKIAQKSYANSPHKFVQNWDTPIMIIVGEHDYRIPYTQSLEAFNAAQLRGIPSKLLFFSEGTHFVTKPQDAVIWQREFFGWLDQWLK is encoded by the coding sequence ATGAGAAAAATATTTAAACCAATTAATGTTGCAATTATGGCAATAGTACTAGCCAGCGTTGGCTGTAACGAGGCCGATAAGACACCAGCCAAAGAGCCGTTAAAGATCGACGTTACTCTTACCGATGCCGAAAAAACAGCAGGGGTGCTTACTCCCGAAATTCTCTGGAAATTTGGCCGTGTGGGTGAGCCGGTTTTATCACCTTGCGGTAAAATGGTTGTTTATACAATCACATATTACAATTTGCAGGAGAATAAAGGTGTTACAAATTTGTACCTAGTAAATACCGATGGTGGCGAGCCAGTTAAGTTGACTGACGAGATGGGCTCTGAGTCTGCTCCTGCTTGGAGTGCCGATGGTAAGGTTATTCGTTTCCTATCAACCCGTAGTGGTTCATCACAAATTTGGGAGGTGCAGACCAATGGACAAGGTCTAAAGCAAATTTCAAGTATCGATGGCGATGTTAATGGCTTTGCATTCTCTCCCGATGAGTCGAAGTTGGTTTACTCAATGGATGTGAAGGTTGTTGATCAGGCGACCGATATTTACCCAGATATGCCAAAGGCCAAAGTTCGTATCATTAGTGATTTGATGTATCGTCACTGGAATCAATGGGAGGATGGAAAGTACAGCCATCTTTTTGTGGCCGATTTTGCAAACGGTGCAATTGCTAATGCTAAGGATATCAATGCAGATGAGAAGTGGGATACACCTATGGCAACCGATTTTGATATGGCCGAGGTTCAATGGAGCCCCGATAGCAAGAAGTTGGTTTACAACTCAAAGAAACTTTACGGTAAGGAGTATGCCATGAGCACAAACTCCGATATTTACCTATATGAGTTGGAGAGTAGCGCAACAACCAATTTAACTCCAGAGAATAAAGGCTATGATCGTTATCCAAAATTTTCTCCTGACGGAAAATATATTAGCTGGTGGAGTATGGAAACACCTCTTTACGAGGCTGATTTAAAGCGTCTATTTGTACTCGATACCGAAAAAGGTAAGGCCGTTTATGCAACTCAAGGATTCGACCAAAATATTGAAGCCTATAACTGGGATGAGGATGGAAAAACTATCTATTTTGTAAGCGGGACTAAAGGTACTGAACAGCTTTTCAAGATTGATGTTACCACAAATCAGATTGCTCAGTTGACTAAAGGTATGCACGATTATGTGACAGTTCAAAAGAATAAAGGTGTTATTGTTGCCGAGCGTATGAGTATGAGCATGGCTCCCGAATTGTTCAAGGTTGATGAGGCTACAGGTGAGGCTACTCAATTAACTTTCACAAACAAGGCTATCTACGAAAATATTAAGATGGGTGAGGTTCGCGAGCGTTGGGTTAAAACCACCGATTGTAAGGAGATGTTGGCTTGGGTAATTCTTCCTCCAAACTTCGATGAAACCAAAAAATATCCTACACTACTATACTGTCAGGGTGGTCCACAAAGCACTGTTAGCCAGTTCTGGAGTTTCCGTTGGAATTTCCAAATTATGGCTGCAAATGGTTATGTAATTGTAGCACCAAACCGTCGTGGAGTTCCTTCGTTTGGCCAGGAATGGAACCTCCAAATCTCGAAGGATTACAGCGGACAGAATATTAAGGATTACCTAAGCGCTATTGACGATGTTGCTAAGGAACCTTGGGTTAATAAGGATAAACTTGGCTGCGTTGGTGCAAGTTACGGTGGATACTCGGTTTACTACTTGGCCGGACATCACCAAAAACGTTTCAAAGCGTTTATTTCGCATTGCGGAATGTACAACTTGGAGTCGTTCTACGCTCAAACCGAGGAGACATTCTTCCCAACATTCGATTTGGGTGGCGCACCTTGGGAAGCCAACAATAAGATTGCACAGAAGAGTTATGCAAACTCACCTCATAAGTTTGTTCAGAACTGGGATACCCCAATTATGATTATTGTAGGCGAGCACGATTACCGTATTCCTTACACACAAAGTTTGGAGGCATTCAACGCTGCACAACTAAGAGGTATTCCAAGCAAGTTGTTATTCTTTTCAGAGGGAACACACTTTGTAACTAAACCTCAAGATGCGGTAATTTGGCAGCGCGAGTTCTTTGGTTGGTTAGACCAATGGTTGAAGTAG